One Streptomyces lincolnensis genomic region harbors:
- a CDS encoding antibiotic biosynthesis monooxygenase family protein → MSIVKINVLTVPEEQRETLEKRFAARAGAVESSDGFEWFELLRPVEGTDTYLVYTRWRSEEDFQNWMTGRGQSAHRGGSAEGERPKPAATDSTLWSFEVVQQAAPKQD, encoded by the coding sequence ATGAGCATCGTGAAGATCAACGTACTCACCGTTCCGGAGGAGCAGCGCGAGACGCTGGAGAAGCGGTTCGCCGCCCGCGCCGGCGCGGTGGAGAGCTCGGACGGCTTCGAGTGGTTCGAGCTGCTGCGCCCGGTGGAAGGCACCGACACCTACCTCGTCTACACGCGCTGGCGCTCCGAGGAGGACTTCCAGAACTGGATGACCGGCCGCGGCCAGTCCGCCCACCGCGGTGGCTCCGCGGAGGGCGAGCGCCCGAAGCCGGCCGCGACGGACTCGACGCTGTGGTCCTTCGAGGTGGTCCAGCAGGCGGCACCGAAGCAGGACTGA